The Streptomyces tendae DNA segment GACGCGGTGCAGGCGGATCCGACGGCCGACCACAGCCTGAAGGCGCTCGCGGCGCGCGTCCGGGTGAGTCCCCGGCATCTGACCCGGATGTTCCGGGCGGAACTGGACACCACCCCGATGAAGTACGTGGAACTGATCCGCTTCGACCTGGCGAAGGCCCTGCTGGACGCGGGCCGCAACGCCACGGAGGCGGCGGCCCTGTCGGGATTCCCCAGCTACGAGAGCCTGCGCCGCGCCTTCGCACGCCATCTCGGCCTGTCCCCGACCCGGTACCGGCAGCGCTTCTCGACCACCGGAGCGGACGGGCCGCGCGGCCCGCGTACGTGACGGCCCAGGCCTTCCGGGTGTCCGTTTCCGAGGGGTTGTCGGCCGTCCCCGAGCGGACGCGGAGGCCCGGGGGCCGCAGGGTGGAGGTGCAGAGGTCACCACCAGCCCCAGGAGGCAGTCATGAGTGAGACGATCGCCGGAATCACGGTCCCCGACAGCAAGCTGGCGCAGGCCGCCACCGATCTGATCCGCGACACCACGCCGCCGCTGATCTTCCACCACTCCCGCCGGGTGTTCCTCTTCGGCAGTCTGCAGGCGGCGGCGCGCGGACTGCGGCCCGACCCGGAACTGCTCTACGTGGCGGCCATGTTCCACGACACCGGTCTGGTGGCGCCGTACCGCAGCGACGACCAGCGGTTCGAGATGGACGGCGCGGACCAGGCACGCGCGTTCCTGCTGAGCCACGGGCTGTCCGAGGGGGACGCCGAGAAGGTGTGGACGGCCGTCGCGCTGCACACGACCCCGGAGGTGCCCTACAAGCTGGCGCCGGAGATCGCGGCCACGACGGCGGGTGTGGAGACGGACGTGCTGGGCCTGCACCTGGACAACGTCACGGCCGCCCAGATCGACGAGGTCACCGCGGCCCACCCGCGCCCGGACTTCAAGCGCCAGATCCTCCAGGCGTTCACCGACGGCTTCAAGCACCGCCCGGACACCACCTTCGGCACGGTGAACGCGGACGTGCTGGAGCACTTCGTGCCGGGCTTCCGCCGCACCGACTTCGTGGAGGTCATCCAGAACTCGGCCTGGCCCGAGTAGGCGCCCTCACTGCCGCGCGTAGGTGAGGCAGTCGACCTGCTCCTGCTCGTACCCGACGGAGATGGCCGGTGCGTGGCATTCCAGCCCCGAGTTGTGGCGGCAGTCGGCCATCTTGCACGCGCCGACCCGGCCGGTGGTCGACGGTTCGCCGCCCTCCAGGTCGGCGCCCATGAAGGTGTCACAGACGGGGCTGTCGAGGTCCCCCACGGTGATCGCCGCGGCGCGGCAGGCGTGGTCGTGGTTGTAGGCGCAGCTCTCGGCGGCGCATTCGCTGATGACGGGCAGTTGCATGACGGGTGCTGCCATGATCGATCGCCCTTTCCGTGATCTCGTACGGATCGGTCGCCGTGGTGGTGGCCGGCTCGGGCCGCGGTACGCCACCGTCACGGTCGGCGGGCTTGGGGCGGCGGGGTCCGTCCGAGCCGGCGGCTCGCGCAACGCTCCCTTCCTGTCTTCCACTGTCCGCGACGGCAGGTGCCGGCGCACGTCGGCGGGGCGCGCGTGCCTTGAGCAGCGCGGGGAGCAAGGGAAGCGGCGCCGCGAGGGATCGGCGCCGCTCCGTCACACAACACCATCTCGCGCACGCCGCCGCCGCGAGAGATCCGACCGGTCCCCCTGCCCCGGGACGACCGTCCCCCGTGCCGGGCCGAACGGCCCTCGGAACGGGTGAGCGGGACACTCAGCCGTCGTCGTCCGGCAGGCCGGGCGACCGGGCGATCTCCTGGCCGGCGGCCTCGATGACGGCCAGCACGGCGGCCGCCGCCGCGTCGGGGTCGCGGGCCTCGACGGCCTCCACGACGGCGCGGTGGCCCGGCAGCGAGCCCTCCACCGCGCCCGGTGTCTGGGTGCTGATCACGAAGCTGTGCTGCAGCGCGATCTCCACGGCACGGCCCAGCGAGCCGAGCAGACGGTTGCCGCCCGCGTCGAGCAGGGCCCGGTGGAAGACGATGTCCGCCTCGACGTAACCGGCGCGGCCGGGGGACGCCGCAGCGGCCTCCATGGCGGCGAGCGCGTCGTACAGGACGCGCACGTCCTCGGGGCCCGCCCGCTCGGCGGCGAGGCGGGCCGCCTCGGGCTCGACGATCCGCCGCAGTTCGCCCGTGTCACGCAGCAGGGCCGCCGCGTCCTCGGCCTGCTTCCAGCGCAGGACGTCGGGATCCAGGTGGTTCCAGTGCTCCGGGGGCAGCACGCGCGTGCCGGTGCGCGGACGTACGTGCAGCATCCCCTTGGCCACCAGCGACTTGACCGCCTCCCGCAGCACCCCCCGGCTGACACCGATAGCGGCCGCGAGGGCGTCCTCCACCGGCAGCGGGTCGCCCGGCCCCCACGCGCCGCCCACGATGCGCCGGCCGAGCTCGTCCACCACGCGCTGATGCATGGTCGGGAACTTCGTCATGATCTCCGCTCGCCCTCTGGACGCCATTCATCGAATCATTTAATGATTGAGCGCCAGGGTAGCGGGGCCGCGCCCCGCGACGCCCCCTCGCACAGCGGACGACCGACGACGCCGGAGCCACGGGAGTGAGTACATGACCGACGACCGGAGCACGGACCGCCGCAGTCAGGCATGGTTCGGCGCCACGGGGCGCAGCGGGATGCTGTACCGCTCCTGGATGCGCAACCAGGGCTTCGGACACGAGGTGTTCGACGGGCGTCCCGTCATCGGCATCGCGACCAGCGCCTCCGAACTCGCCCCGTGCAACGCCCATCTGACCCGCGTCGCCGAGGCGGTCAAGCGCGGGGTGTGGCAGGCGGGCGGCTTTCCGCTGCAGTTCCCCACCATGGCCACCGGCGAGACGCTGATGCGCCCCACCGCCATGCTGTACCGCAACCTCATGGCCATGGAGGTCGAGGAGCTGATCCGGGCCAACCCGCTCGACGGTGTCGTCCTGCTGTCCGGCTGCGACAAGACGACTCCCGCCATGCTCATGGGCGCCGCGAGTGTCGACCTGCCCGCGGTCATGGTCACCGGCGGGCCGATGCTGAACGGCAAGTACCGGGGCCAGGACGTGGGTTCGGGCACGCATGTGTGGAAGTTCGAGGAGGACCTGAAGACCGGTCGGATGACCGAGGAGGAGTGCTTCTTCGCCGAGGGATGCATGGCGCGCTCCAACGGGCACTGCATGACGATGGGCACCGCCTCGACGATGGCCTGTGTGGCCGAGGCGCTCGGCATGCAGCTGCCGGGCTCGGCGGCCTGGCCGGCCGTCGACTCGCGCCGGATGGAGACCGCGCAGGCGGCCGGCCGGCGCATCGTGGCCATGGTGGAGGAGGAGTTGCGGCCCTCGCGGATCCTGACCCGTGAGGCCTTCGAGAACGCCGTCCGCGTGAACGCGGCCATCGGCGGCTCCACCAACGCCGTCATCCACCTCACCGCCCTCGCCGGGCGCGTCGGAGTGAAGCTGGACCTGGGGGACTTCGACGAGCTGGTCCGCGCGGTGCCGACCCTGGTGAACCTGATGCCGAGCGGCACGTACCTCATGGAGGACTTCTGTTACGCGGGCGGACTGCCCGCCGTCATGGCCGAACTCCTCGGCGGCGGGCTGCTGCACGGGGAGCCGGTCACCGTCACCGGACGCACGGTCGCCGAGAACACCGACGGCGCCGAGCGCGTCGACTCCGACGTCATCACCCCCCTCGACGCCCCCTTCCAGCCGGCCGGCACCGGCATCGCCGTCCTGCGCGGCAACCTGTGCCCCGACGGGGCCGTGATCAAGCAGTCGGCCGCGTCACCGCATCTGCTCACCCACCGCGGCCCCGCCCGTGTCTTCGACTCCCCCGAGGCGTACCACGCGGTCGCCGACGACCCGGACCTCGACGTCGACGAGAACACCGTCGTCGTCATCCGCAACGCCGGTCCCAAGGGCTACCCCGGCATGCCCGAGGTCTCCAACGTGCCGCTGCCCGCCAAGCTGCTGAAGGCCGGCGTCACCGACATGGTGCGCGTCTGCGACGGGCGGATGAGCGGCACCGGCTACGGGACGGTGGTCCTGCACGTGGCGCCGGAGGCCGCCGTCGGCGGACCGCTCGCCCTGGTGCGCGACGGGGACCCCGTCGTCCTCGACGTCCCCCGCCGCACCCTGCGCCTGGACGTGGACGACGCGGAACTCGCCCGACGCCGGCAGGAGTGGACGCCGCCCGCCGAGCGGTACGCCGGCGGCTACACCTGGCTGTACACCCAGCACGTCGAACAGGCCGACCGGGGCGCCGACTTCGGGTTCCTGCGCGGCAGCCGCGGACACGAGGTCCCCCGCGACTCCCACTGAGCCGGCCCTCTCGTCTTCCAGGAGTGCATCGACCGTGGAATCCACACCCGCGCGCCCCCGTCCGCACCTCACCGCCGGCTCCGTCCTTCCCGAGGACGCCGGCCGGGCCGCCCTCGTCGCACGCGTCCACGACCCGGACGGGGACGGACCGTGCGTGGCCGCGGTGCGCGGCGAGCACGTCGTCGACCTGACGTCCCTCGCCCCCACCGTCTCCGACCTCATGGAGCGCGAGGACGCGGCGCGGGTCGTCCGCGAGGCCGACGGGGGACGCGTCTGGCGTCTGGACGACCTGCTCGGCGCGCCGCCGGGCCGCCGGGACGTGCCGCATCTGCTCGCCCCCGTCGACCTCCAGGTGATCAAGGCGGCGGGCGTCACCTTCGCCCGGAGCCTGCTGGAGCGGGTCATCGAGGAGCGGACGGGAGGTGACCCGGCGCAGGCCGCGAGGGTGCGCGCGCACCTCGGGCAGGTGGTGGGCGGCAGGCTGGACGGCATCCGTCCCGGATCACCGGAGGCGGTCAAGGTCAAGGAGCTGCTCGTCGCCGAGGGGCTGTGGTCGCAGTACCTGGAGGTCGGGATCGGTCCGGACCCGGAGGTGTTCACCAAGGCCCCCGTGCTGTCCGCGGTCGGCACCGGCGCCGACATCGGCGTACTGCGGGCCTCCGTGTGGAACAACCCCGAACCGGAGGCGGTCCTCGTCGTGGACGCGCACGGCCGGGTGCGCGGCGTGACGCTGGGCAACGACGTCAATCTCCGCGACATCGAGGGGCGCAGCGCGCTGCTGCTGTCCCGCGCGAAGGACAACAACGCCTCCTGCGCCATCGGCCCGTTCGTCCGGGTGCTCGACGGGGACTTCGGCCTCGACGCCGTCCGCGGGCTCGACATCGACCTGCGGGTCGAGGGTGCGAACGGTTACGTCCTGCGGGGCAGCAGTTCCCTGCGCGAGATCAGCCGTGACGTCCTGGACCTGGTGGCCGCCACGCACGGCGCACACCATCAGTATCCGGACGGTTTCGTGCTGTTCACCGGCACGCTGTTCGCGCCGACCGAGGACCGGCACGCGCCCGGCGCGGGCTTCACCCACGCCTACGGCGACGTCGTACGGATCTCCAGCCCGCGGCTCGGCGCCCTGGTGAACACCGTCGTCCCGAGCGAGGAGGCCGCGCCGTGGACGTTCGGCGTGGGCGCGCTGATGCGCAGCCTCGCCCGGCGCGGCCTGCTGCGGGACTCTCCCGGCGGGCCGGGGTGCGCGGGCCCCTGACGTGCGCCGCGCACCCCGGGGTCAGCCGGCGAGCGGCTCCTGGACGATCGTGGCGTGGAGCCGCCGCGTGTGGTCCACCTGGCGCTCCGCCCCGGTCAGCGTGACCCGGGCGGTCAGGCGCGGGTCGGCGCTGGACGCGGCCAGCCGTAGTTCCAGTTCGCCCGGTTCGACGACGCGCCGGCCGTCGCGCCCGGTGAAGGAGGCGAGGTCGGCCGGGACCGTGACGCCCAGACGCCGGGCCTCCCCCACCTCCAGGGCGACCCGGGTGTAGCCGATGAGGCGCTGCACGGGCTGGACGACGGAGGCGACCGGGTCGTGCAGATACAGCTGCACGACCTCGGTCCCGGACCGCCCCCCGGTGTTCCGGACGGTGAACGAGAGGGCGAACTCGCCCTCGGTGGTGGCTTCCCGCACCTCCACGGTCAGGTCGGTCCAGTCGAACCGCGTGTAGGACAGTCCGTGGCCGAAGGGGAACGCGGGGGTCGGGTCCATGCTGGACACCTTGCTGGCGTGCGCGAGCCGCGCCCCGAGGTAGGTGCCCGGCTGGGTGCCCGGACCCCGTGGTATGCCGACCGGGAGGCGTCCGGAGGGGTTGACCCGGCCGCTGATCACCCCGGCGATCGCGCGCGTGCCCTCCTCGCCCGGGAAGAAGGACTGCACGATCGCCGCGGACTCCCGGGCCGCGCGGCCGAGGGCGTACGGGCGCCCCGCCAGCAGTACGGTCACCACGGGCGTGTCCAGGTCGAGCAGGGTGTCGAGCAGGTGCTGCTGCGCGCCGGGCAGCGCCAGCGTCTCGACGTCGCAGCCCTCGCCGCTGGTACCCCGCCCGAAGAGTCCCGCGCGGTCGCCGAGCACCACCAGGGCGATGTCGGCCTCGCGCGCCAGCCGCGCCGCCTCGTCGAGACCGGAGAGGTCCCCGTCGTCGACGCCGGTGCCGCGGGCGTGGGTGATCTCGGCGTCGGGGAACTCGGCGGCGAGCGTGTCGCGCAGGGTGGGCAGCTCGATGCCGAGGGGGGTGCCGGGGTGGCGGACGCCGATGTGCTGGGGGAAGGAGTAGCAGCCGAGGACGGCGGCGGCCTCGTCGGCGTTGGGGCCGATCAGGGCGATGCGGCGGGGCCGTTGAAGCGGCAGCGTGCCGTCGTTGCCGAGCAGGACGACCGCTTCCTCGGCGAGCGTGCGGGCCAGCGCGCGGTTCTCCGGGCCGTCCAGGTCGATCCGGCCGCGCAGGGCCTCCGGGTCGTCCTGGTCCGTCGCGCCGAGGGCGGCGGGGACGGGGTTCCAGTCCGGGTCGAGCAGTCCGAGGGCGATCTTCTGGGTGAGCACCCGGCGTACGGCGCGGTCGACCAGCTTCTCCGGGACGCGGCCGTCGGCGACGGCCGCGGTCAGGGGCGCCCCGTAGGTCTTGACGTTGGGCAGTTCGACATCGATGCCCGCGTGCAGCGCCGTTCCGGCGGCCTCCGCCCAGTCGCCGGCGATGCCGTGCAGGGTCCTGAGGAAGGCGATGGCGAAGTAGTCGGCCACCACCGTGCCGTCGAAGCCCCAGGTGTCGCGCAGCAGGCCGGTGAGCAGGTCCTCGTCGGCGGCGGACGGCATGCCGTCGGTGTCGGTGTAGGCGTTCATCACCGACCGGGCGCCGCCCTCGCCGATCGCCATCTCGAAGGGCGGCAGCAGCACGTCGGCGCGTTCGCGCGGACCCAGGGACGAGGGGGCGAGGTTGCGGCCGGCGCGGGAGGCGGAGTAGCCGGCGAAGTGCTTGAGGGTGGCGACGATCCCGGCGGACTCCAGGCCCTGGACGTAGGCGGTGCCGATGGTGGCGACGAGGTACGGGTCCTCGCCGATGGTCTCCTCCACACGTCCCCAGCGGGCGTCGCGGACGACGTCCAGCACGGGGGCGAGACCCTGGTGGACACCGACGGCGCGCATGTCGCGGCCGATGGCGGCGGCCATGCGCCGCACCGTGTCCGGGTCGAAGGCGGCTCCCCAGGACAGCGGGACGGGGTAGGCGGTGGCGCCCCAGGCGGCGAAGCCGGCCAGGCACTCGTCGTGCGCGAGTGCCGGGATGCCGAAGCGGTTGGAGGCGGCGATCCGGGCCTGTGTGCGGGCCAGGGAGAGCGCGCCCAGGGCGGGGTCGACGGGGACCGTGCCGAAGGGGCGGGTGAGCTGGCCCAGTCCGGTGGGCAGGAGCGCCTCGAGATCGACGGGCTCCTCCATCTCGTGCTGGTGCGGGGCGACCTCGCCGCCCTCGTCGGAGGCGCCCACCCACACTCCGTAGAGCTGGGCGGTCTTCTCCTCCAGGGTCATCGCGTCGATCAGCGCGTCGACGCGGGCGGTGACGGAGGCGGTGGGGTCGTTCCAGAGCGGGAGTGCGGAGGTGTTCTCCGCGGCCACGTCGGCGTTCACTTTCCTCCTCCGCCCGTCCGCCCCGTGACAGGGACGGTACGGGCGAGCCGGTGGACGGATGGGTGGGTGCCTGCGCCGGTCACCGGCCGAACCCCGCGGTCAGTCCGCTCAGCAGCTGGCGGCGGCCGAAGGCGTACAGCACCAGGACGGGCAGCGTGGTGAGGACGACGGCGGCCAGCACGGCGGGGACGTTGACCCCGTACTGGCCCTGGAAGGTCCACAGGGCCAGCGGCAGGGTCCGGCGGTCGGGGCTCTGGGTGAGGACCAGCGGCAGCAGGAATCCGTTCCAGATGGTCAGGGCGTTGAAGATGCTCACGGTGAGGATGGCCGGCCGGGTGAGGGGCGCCGCCAGCCGCCACAGCGTCGTCCATTCGGTGGCGCCGTCGACCCGCATGGAGTCGAACAGCTCCTTGGGCACGTCACGGATGAAGTTGGCGAGCACCAGCACGGACAACGGGATGGCGAAGGCGATCGACGGGAGGATCAGCGCCGCGAGGCTGTCGTACAGGTGCAGCTTGATGATGATCAGGTAGACGGGGATCACCGTCGCCTGCAGCGGGATCGCGAGTCCCATGAGGAACAGCCCGTTCATGGCGCGCAGGACCCGCATACGCCAGCCGCGGACGATCGCGTAGGCCGCCATGAAGGACACGACGACCGCGGGCACCACCGCGCCCACGGTCACCACGACGCTGTTCACGAAGTACTGCAGGAAGTCGGACTCGACGACCAGCCGGTAGTTCTCCAGTGTCGGGTCGCCCGTCGGCACCAGGGGGTTGCTCGCGTAGTAGCGGCTGCGGTCCTTGAGGCTGGTGATGAGGGTCCAGTACAGAGGCACGGCGACGACGGCGAGCCACAGCCACCCCGCCAGCCCTCCGGCCCAGTTGCGCCGGGCGGTCGCCGACCGGGAGCGGCGTGGCTGCGCGCGCGGGGTGGTCTTCTCGGGCCGTCGCGTCTTGGTCAGCGTGGTGGTCACGTCAGGAGGCCCCCTCGAGTTGGCTCGCACCGGCGTCCCGGCCTCCGAGGCGGCGCAGCAGCAGGGCGAGGGCGAGGCCCACAAGGACCAGGATGACCGCGATGGCGCTGGCCGGTCCCATCAGGCTGGCCTGGAATCCCCGCTTGTACATGTCGAGTGCGAGGACCCGGGTGGCGTCGCCGGGGCCGCCCTCGGTCAGGACGAAGATGAGGTCGAAGAAGGTCAGCGACCCGACGACCATCAGTGTGGACGAGGTGATGACGGTGTACTTCAGCTGGGGCAGCGTGATGCTGAAGAACTGCCGGATCCGTCCGGCGCCGTCCAACTGTGCCGCCTCGTAGAGGGACGTCGGGATCTGCTGGACGCCGCCCTGGTAGATCAGGGAGTGGAACGGGACGAACTGCCAGGAGACGACGAAGACGACGACCCCGAACGCCAGCCAGGGCCGGCCGAGCCAGTCCTGGCTGAGCGCCTGGATCTTGAGTCCGGCGCCGAGCCCGAAGTTGGGGTCCAGCAGCGCCTCGTAGGCGATGGCGATCGCCGCGGAGCTGAGCATCAGCGGGACGAAGTACACCACGCCCAGCACCGCGCGGTAGCGCTGGCGGCCCGCGAGGAATGTGCCGAGGAGGATGCTCAGCGGTGTCTGCACGATCCAGGACACGGCCATCACCAGGAACGTCACCCAGAGGGCGTGCGGCAGCCCGGGGTCGGTGAGCACCGCACGCCAACTGGTCAGTCCGGTCACGCGGATGGAGCCGATGCCGTCCCAGGTGGTGAAGCTCAGCGCGAAGACGCCGACGAGCGGGACCACGGCGAAACCGACGAAGAGCAGCAGCGCCGGCGTCGCGAGCCACGGCAGGACGCTGCGTGGCTCGCGACGCCGTGTCGCGCCGGTGGCCGCGCTCATGCGCCGGTGACCGCGTTGAGGTTGCTCGCGAACTGCTGCGGTGAGATCGACAGTTGGAACAACTTGACGATGTTGTCCAGCAGCGTCTCGGCGGCCGTCGGGCTGAGTGCCTGGTCCCAGGACTGGACGAACACCTTGGCCTTGCTGGCGAGGTCGTAGGTGAACTGGAGGAATTCGGCGTTGTCGGAGGCGGCCAGCAGCTTCTCCGTGCCGAGCCGGATCGGGACCGAGCCGTTGCCGATCCAGCTCTTCACCTCCTCCTCCTGGAGGAGGCCCGTGGCGAAGAACTCCTTGGCGACCTTCTTCTCCTCCGCACTCGCCTTCGAGGAGATGGACAGGTACTGGGCGGGGTTGCCGACCGTGTTGCTGAGGTCGCCCTTGCCGCCGTCGACGGCCGGGAAGTTCATGAAGCCCAGCGAGCCGCTGGGGACGAAGTCCCCGCCGTCGGCCTGCTGGATCCCGTACGACCAGGCGCCGTGCAGCATCATCGCGGCCCGGCCGGTGTACAGCAGCGCCTGGTCGGCGTTGGAGTCCGCGGTGATCGACGAGAAGCCCTTGACGAACCCGTCGGCCTTGACCAGGTCCTGCAGCGCGGTCAGCGCCTTGATGGCGTCCGGGTGGGACCAGGCGTTCTTCTCGCCCTCGATGGCGGCCTGGAAGACCTCGGGACCGCCGATGCGGTCGAACAGGAACTCCAGCCACATCATGTTCGTCCACCGTGACTGGCCGCCGAGGGCGAAGGGCGCGATGCCCTTGGCGTTGAACCTCGGCACCAGCGCCATGATGTCGTCCCAGGTCTCGGGCGGCTCCACCCCGATCTGGTCGAAGACCTTGCGGTTGTAGTAGAGGATGATCGGCTGGACGGTCTCGCTCGGCATCGCGTAGATCCTGCCGTCGACGGTCGCCGCGCCGAAGGAGGACGGGAACAGCCCCTTCTTGACGTCGGGGTGCTCGTCGAACCACGGGGTGAGATCCTCGACCTGGCCGGCCTCCGCGTAGGCGCGCAGCGTCCCGCCGCCCCAGCCCCAGATGATGGTGGGCGCCTTGCCTGCGCCGATGGCGGTCTTGATCTTCGTCTTGTACGCGTCGTTCTGGTAGGTCGTGTCGTCGATCTGGGTGTCGGGGTGGGCCTTGTTGAAGGCGTCCACGGCTCCGGCCCTGACCCCTTCCTGCGGCTGTCCGTTGAGGTACCAGTACGTGGCACCGCTGCTCTTGCCGGGTCCGGACGAGCCGCCGCAGGCCGTCAGCGCCGCGGAGACGGGCACGGCGGCGGCCAGGCCGAGGAGGGTACGTCGAGAGAGCGCCATGATTTTCTCCGCACTCGAGAGCCGTCGGCTTCTCGTGAGTCATGGTGAAAGGTTTTCGAAAATCACTTCTTCTTGCTCTGTCCGTGCAAGCTAGGTTTCGCGCTGATGCCCTGTCAATACGTGTGCACGGGGCCTTGAAAGACGGGCAGCTTCAGGTCTGCACCGGCATGGGAGCCACCCGTCGAAGCGCCAGGAGAGAGCGAAAGGTTTTCGAAAACGGTCGGTCGGAGGCGGTGGTGACGTGGTGACCGCGGGCTGACAAACTGTCGGTGCAGGTCATGCCGGGCCGTCGGGGCCCGGTGCCGCCCGCGCCGGACCCCGTCGACGCCCTCCTCGGGCGCCCACAGCTGAGAGGAACCGATGCGACCGAACGCCAGGCGCACCACGTTGGCGGACATCGCCCAAGCGGCCGGGGTCTCCGTCGCGACCGTGTCCAAAGTGGTCAACGGCCGCGGTGACGTGGCGCCCCACACCCGCGTCCGGGTGCAGGAGCTGCTGCATCAGCACGACTACCTGGCACCGGTGTTCCGCCACACCGAGGCCGTCGAGACCCCGACCATCGAGGTGCAGTTCAAGGGCGGTCTCAAGTCGTACGTGGCGGAGACCCTGGAGGGCATCGTCGACGCGGCGGCCGAGTCGGGAGCCTCGGTGGTGGTCAGCAAGGCGTCCAGCGCCCCCCACTGGGCGCGGGACCTGGTCTCGGCCGGGCGGCGCGCCGTCATCGCGGTCACCAGCGTCTACACCGCGGCCCACTTGAACGAACTCGCTCGCTCCGGGCTGCCGTTGGTGGTGCTCGACCCGCTGCACCTGCCGGACAGCAGGGTCAACAGCGTCGGGGCGACCAACTTCGGCGGCGGTCTGGCCGCGACCCGGCACCTGCTGTCGCTGGGACACCGTCGTATCGCCTACCTCGGCGGACCGGCCATGGCCGTCTGCAACCAGGCCCGTATGCACGGTTACCGCGCCGCCATGGAAGCCGAGGGGCAGCGGGTACCGGAGGCGTACGTCCGGCCCGGTGAGTTCACCTACGAGACGGGCCTCACCGGTGCCTCGGCGCTCCTGGACCTGGAGGCGCCGCCGACGGCGGTCTTCGCGGGCAACGACGAGATCGCCCTCGGCGTCGTCGAGACCGCCCGCGTCCGGGGTCTGCGCGTGCCCGAGGACCTGAGCGTGGTCGGCTTCGACGACACGAGCCTCGCCCAGATGGCCTCCCCGCCGCTGACCACCGTGCGCCAGCCGCTGCGGGAGATGGGCGCCGCCGCCCTGCGCACCGCGCTCCGGCTGGCCAACGGCGAGAAGCTCGAGTCCCATCACGTCGAACTTGCCACCGAACTCGTGGTCCGCGCCTCGACGGCACCGCCGCGCGAGGAGCCCCCGCCGCACGACTGAGCGCGGAGAGGGCTCCGGTCGGGGATGTGCCGACGCCCGCCGCTTCATTCCTCCTTCGGGGCGGGGGCCGCCGGAAGGTTCAGCTCGAAGCACGCTCCGGGCGTCTCCGGGGCGAGGGTGAGGGTGCCTCCGTGGCGCTGGGCCAGATCGCGGGCGATGGCGAGGCCCAGGCCGGCGCCGCCCTGGTCAGGGGAGCGGGCGTCGTCGAGCCGGACGAAGCGTTCGAAGATGCGCTCGGCGTCCTCGGGGGGCACGCCCGGTCCGTCGTCCCGCACCGTCAGGACGGCCCGGTCACCCTCACCGCGCACGGTGACCTCGATCCGGTTCCCGGCGTGGCGGACGGCGTTGTCGAGGAGGTTGCGCAGCAGCCGTTCGAACCCGTCGTGGTCGCCGCGGACGTGCACGGCGGCGCTGCCGTCGCAGGTGAGCGTCGACGGCCGGTCGTCGAGCGGGTACTGCTCGGTCAGCCGGGAGGCGAGGGCGCTCAGGTCGACGGTCCCGCTGTCGGCCTCGGGGGCGCGGGTGTCGAGGCGGGCGAGCAGCAGCAGGTCCTCGGCGAGTGCCTGGAGGCGGCGGGTCTGCCGTGCGGCGGTGGCGGCGGTGGCGGGCCAGTCGGCGCGTTCCGGGTAGGCGAGGGCGACCTCCAGGCTGGTCAGCAGGGTGGTGAGGGGGCTGCGCAGCTCGTGGGCCGCGTCGGCGACGAAGCGGCGCTGCTGGGCGGCGGCGGTGTCGAGGCGTTGCAGGGTGGTGTTGATGGTGGTGGCGAGAGCGGCGATCTCGTGACCGGAGGCGGGGACGGTGACGCGTTCGCGTGGGTCCTTGGCGTCGACCGAGGCGGTGAGGGTGCGGATCGCCTCGACCGGCCGCAGCGCGATGCGGACGGTGACGTAGGCGACGCCGGCGATCAGGACGACGCCGAGGAGGCCGGCGCGCAGCAACGTGCCGTCGGTGGCCGCGGCCATCGCCTCGGCCGTGTCCGGGAGGACCACCACGTAGACCCGCAGGGCGGCGTCGGCGGCGACGCCCAGGGCGGCGGCCTTGTCGCGGCCCAGGTCGGCGGCCCGGACGTCGAGGTAGAGGATCGTATAGGTCCGGCCGGCCAGGTAGGGGGCGTCGCCGCCCCCGTGGTCGTAGTCGGAGCGGTTCGGTATGCGCAGGGGCCGATAGGCGTACCCCCAGGCGTCGTCGTTCAGCACCAGGCCCGCGGGGTCGGAGGGGGCGGGCAGGACGTGGCGG contains these protein-coding regions:
- a CDS encoding carbohydrate ABC transporter permease, with the protein product MSAATGATRRREPRSVLPWLATPALLLFVGFAVVPLVGVFALSFTTWDGIGSIRVTGLTSWRAVLTDPGLPHALWVTFLVMAVSWIVQTPLSILLGTFLAGRQRYRAVLGVVYFVPLMLSSAAIAIAYEALLDPNFGLGAGLKIQALSQDWLGRPWLAFGVVVFVVSWQFVPFHSLIYQGGVQQIPTSLYEAAQLDGAGRIRQFFSITLPQLKYTVITSSTLMVVGSLTFFDLIFVLTEGGPGDATRVLALDMYKRGFQASLMGPASAIAVILVLVGLALALLLRRLGGRDAGASQLEGAS
- a CDS encoding extracellular solute-binding protein, with the translated sequence MALSRRTLLGLAAAVPVSAALTACGGSSGPGKSSGATYWYLNGQPQEGVRAGAVDAFNKAHPDTQIDDTTYQNDAYKTKIKTAIGAGKAPTIIWGWGGGTLRAYAEAGQVEDLTPWFDEHPDVKKGLFPSSFGAATVDGRIYAMPSETVQPIILYYNRKVFDQIGVEPPETWDDIMALVPRFNAKGIAPFALGGQSRWTNMMWLEFLFDRIGGPEVFQAAIEGEKNAWSHPDAIKALTALQDLVKADGFVKGFSSITADSNADQALLYTGRAAMMLHGAWSYGIQQADGGDFVPSGSLGFMNFPAVDGGKGDLSNTVGNPAQYLSISSKASAEEKKVAKEFFATGLLQEEEVKSWIGNGSVPIRLGTEKLLAASDNAEFLQFTYDLASKAKVFVQSWDQALSPTAAETLLDNIVKLFQLSISPQQFASNLNAVTGA
- a CDS encoding carbohydrate ABC transporter permease, whose protein sequence is MTTTLTKTRRPEKTTPRAQPRRSRSATARRNWAGGLAGWLWLAVVAVPLYWTLITSLKDRSRYYASNPLVPTGDPTLENYRLVVESDFLQYFVNSVVVTVGAVVPAVVVSFMAAYAIVRGWRMRVLRAMNGLFLMGLAIPLQATVIPVYLIIIKLHLYDSLAALILPSIAFAIPLSVLVLANFIRDVPKELFDSMRVDGATEWTTLWRLAAPLTRPAILTVSIFNALTIWNGFLLPLVLTQSPDRRTLPLALWTFQGQYGVNVPAVLAAVVLTTLPVLVLYAFGRRQLLSGLTAGFGR
- a CDS encoding beta-glucosidase family protein is translated as MNADVAAENTSALPLWNDPTASVTARVDALIDAMTLEEKTAQLYGVWVGASDEGGEVAPHQHEMEEPVDLEALLPTGLGQLTRPFGTVPVDPALGALSLARTQARIAASNRFGIPALAHDECLAGFAAWGATAYPVPLSWGAAFDPDTVRRMAAAIGRDMRAVGVHQGLAPVLDVVRDARWGRVEETIGEDPYLVATIGTAYVQGLESAGIVATLKHFAGYSASRAGRNLAPSSLGPRERADVLLPPFEMAIGEGGARSVMNAYTDTDGMPSAADEDLLTGLLRDTWGFDGTVVADYFAIAFLRTLHGIAGDWAEAAGTALHAGIDVELPNVKTYGAPLTAAVADGRVPEKLVDRAVRRVLTQKIALGLLDPDWNPVPAALGATDQDDPEALRGRIDLDGPENRALARTLAEEAVVLLGNDGTLPLQRPRRIALIGPNADEAAAVLGCYSFPQHIGVRHPGTPLGIELPTLRDTLAAEFPDAEITHARGTGVDDGDLSGLDEAARLAREADIALVVLGDRAGLFGRGTSGEGCDVETLALPGAQQHLLDTLLDLDTPVVTVLLAGRPYALGRAARESAAIVQSFFPGEEGTRAIAGVISGRVNPSGRLPVGIPRGPGTQPGTYLGARLAHASKVSSMDPTPAFPFGHGLSYTRFDWTDLTVEVREATTEGEFALSFTVRNTGGRSGTEVVQLYLHDPVASVVQPVQRLIGYTRVALEVGEARRLGVTVPADLASFTGRDGRRVVEPGELELRLAASSADPRLTARVTLTGAERQVDHTRRLHATIVQEPLAG